A window from Pleuronectes platessa chromosome 6, fPlePla1.1, whole genome shotgun sequence encodes these proteins:
- the cebpb gene encoding CCAAT/enhancer-binding protein beta — protein sequence MEVAGFYEAGGFAIHSRDGAIAPVSGSSYWRLGDSMSELGIEERERAIDFSAYLDSALHCPQLAAHTQTHTQQPQPQQGDVFSDFLAENKIKRVAAQNYKSYSMLGDLEASQCDSLRDPREPYSLGYTELQETRVDSVLSPELGRYRAAAAAAAAAAAAAADGDDAQEDAKMENGSSGFDMRSYLHYQSTSGSLGNISSASSSCSSPPGTPAPAGRDRSPSHGGKMSSGKAKKRLDKDSEEYRLRRERNNRAVRKSRDKAKMRNLETQHKVLELTAENDRLQKRVEQLSRELSTLRNLLSATGQC from the coding sequence AGACGGAGCTATCGCACCCGTGAGCGGCAGCTCGTACTGGAGGCTCGGCGACTCCATGTCGGAGTTGGGCATCGAGGAGCGGGAGAGAGCCATCGACTTCAGCGCCTACCTGGACTCGGCGCTGCACTGCCCGCAGCTGGCGGCGCACACGCAGACGCACAcgcagcagccgcagccgcagcagGGGGACGTTTTCTCAGATTTCCTGGCGGAGAACAAGATCAAGAGAGTTGCAGCTCAGAACTACAAGAGCTACTCGATGCTCGGCGACCTGGAGGCGAGTCAGTGCGACAGCCTGCGGGACCCCCGGGAGCCCTACTCGCTGGGGTACACGGAGCTGCAGGAGACCCGTGTGGACAGCGTGCTGAGCCCGGAGCTGGGTCGCTAccgagccgccgccgccgctgccgccgccgctgctgctgctgctgcggacgGAGACGACGCTCAAGAAGACGCGAAGATGGAGAACGGCTCGTCTGGTTTTGACATGAGGTCCTACCTCCACTACCAGTCCACCAGCGGCAGTCTGGGCAACATCTCCAGCGCGTCCTCGTCCTGCTCCAGCCCGCCCGGCACACCTGCCCCGGCAGGTAGGGACAGGTCCCCGTCGCACGGGGGCAAGATGTCCAGCGGCAAAGCGAAGAAGCGCCTGGACAAGGACAGTGAGGAGTACCGGCTTCGGAGGGAGAGGAACAACCGGGCCGTGAGGAAGAGCAGGGACAAAGCCAAGATGCGCAACTTGGAGACGCAGCACAAAGTCCTGGAACTGACCGCGGAGAACGACCGTTTACAGAAGCGCGTGGAGCAGCTGTCCAGAGAGCTGTCCACCCTGCGCAACCTGCTCTCTGCCACCGGACAGTGTTAG